The genomic stretch atgtgatattggtgcaagtattagtgctattccttatgagctttacacggagattatgcacgaaattggttcttgtgaacttgaagatattgatgtggttattcggctggctaatagagaaactatctctccaattggtattattcgagatgtggaagttctatgtggtaagattaaatatcctgccgaaatcaatcttagagaacacagcgTTAattcactcaattcatctagcatatcctctaaacggggaataggatgacgatatcgaatagtaatgttgtttatagctctacaatctacgcacatacgctggCACCAtcttttcttaggaactagaataacaggaacaaagaCAAGTTGACTAAGGCTTATGACATAACtcggtcgagtagcgcttgtacttgctttccCCGTATCTCCTTCGCCTCCTTCGCGGGATTAGTGCTGATATGGCTTACTCATTGGGCAAAGCGATGCTcctgggaatcaagtcaattttgatgctcaatacctcgcaatggtggtagtcccgcGTACCTCtcgaaacacgtcgccgaattcctgcaaaacactagaaaacaccaagaggaagaggagtcatgtcgttagaaaccaaaccgCACTCGCAtaaaaaagcacaagaggcatggccgtaggatcccttaccaaattctctcatgtctcttTGGGTGGCTAAtgagagactaaggaattcactctctcacttttcgttatatcactcacggtgaTTACaccctctcgcctatctatggatgcatcctccaaattcacttcaatcttccgacgagactcattgacaactgggttgtggtgacataggccgtaagttaattttcttgcccttgtactccatgatatgtattggctcggccattgtgttgcacagtaacggtcatagagccaaggccgacccaataagaggtgacaaaccgccataggaaccacatcaaaatcaatgcaatccttatacggtccaatctcaaactcaacacgcaccatatggtttacctttctatctcaccattgtcgctcaaccaccgaatataatatggatgcgaggtgcgtaggtacttcaacttcagcttggtgcatGTAACTCCCTGCTTGctaaaattgcggcaactcccgccatcaataatgaccttgcaagccttgtcagaccaaccaaaagctttggtttggaacaaattgcaccggtgcagatgcactaggcaacacattaagagcacgctgcgacacaacaatggtacgagcatcagaaggatatgcatcttcaccatcagtgtcatagtcatcatcgtctggagcatttggatcaccatcatcttccaagcctcatactcattgtccctcattgataaacatgactcttacggttaggacaatctctcttgaagcgaCCTTGCCACCTGACATGGTGATGGCAAAGTATATCGCGGCATGCCGTTGTAGACACACCAGAACCACTCGCACTCGCCGTAGATttcgacttctttgcattagatacgaTTGGAGACGCGGGCTGACTAGCGGAGGTGAGCAGAATATGGGAACGGAGCGCAGCGACGGCAAGCCGTGCGTCAGAGGGCGGCCAAGGGGTGTAAACGCCCAGCCTCGTAGGCACGCCCTTTAACCTCTGCTTCTTCAGCCTAACTCGCGATTCAAGCTTCTCTCGCATGAGgggaacaattgattcatatcggtgtagtgggtgtaatgacgaacaatgcctttaacgtcatacttcaatccattgagaaaacgctgcattgtcatctctagagactcagacGGACACTCACCacggcataagcatctccatctccatgtagtactcatcaccgccttcacaccttgcctcaatagtgttactgtcatcaaatatattccgcatgtcaatttgtaggcacaaacgaGAATGTCACAacttccttcatagcacgccatgtactggataggttgtgcaccatcttcgtcgctgggttacgaaccaaagaatcccaccaacgcaatgcataaccatcaaattcgtaAGAAGCAAGTTTGATCTTCTCATCTCTAGTAGctgggatgtaagctccataacttctcaatcttggagTCTCTTCCAAGCGAGATgatttcttcaacatcagctcctccttcaaacttgggtatggaaaacttgggcttacccaatccatcttcttcatcttgctccACCCACCATTACGGCCAAGCGTGAGCGCGACCACGTGGACGATAATCACGCAGGCGCAGCTCAcgcagcattgtgtgcgtcatcgtcAAGCTTCAGGATCTCTCACTCATCGGCCTTGTTGTTGGTGTGCAGTCAAACTTCAATAGCGAGGGTGAGACCTGCTAAAGATTGGCGCCGTGAGACGCGTCATTTGATCGCCCAATCCAAAGGATCGGTGAGGATTAGGTAGCCATCCGCCGTCCCGTTTGATCTCAGTCAACTCAGTACCCTTAAGcttcatcatccttgccatggaaCTCACGCcgcatctcgttacgaagagcttcatactccctccatgtgatgatacatCGCCGAATTCTTTGTTTTCCCATGGGACAACAATCTTAGTATCaccagcagacatgattagtaggttagtgcactaaatcaaaatatcaTGGTGGTACTGTCACAACTCACTCTAAACTCGATACAGAATAGGATATCCTACCGTTCTCAAAGGAAGCATTAGTGCTGTTTACCACTTgtaagtaacaactagtgcaattcggatgtagcgaagcgaatatcaagggcataagaacaatcacacgacaaagcaggatatatgtggggctgtaggtaggctacctatttgcaccaataacaagctctagcgccgaACGTAGACAATCAATGATACTACATTGCGTATATAatgggggcaatgcaactatatgtgggaaaggttgcaatgcacaagaaagacgctagcaaagctcaacgagacaggcacaagattgctcaactacaaaaagaaagaaaacttaggcctttcacttgattcaactagcacgacacttttctttttgtataacacactctagctatgtagctctttttgctttcaattttctctttttttttttttttgactcaactccttaataacacggccaacaagatatgcaaagcaccaaaattcctaatgagcagccttgccgagcggtaaaactagtctcttttcCGGGGGAAGTTcagtcacttatatcgataggNNNNNNNNNNNNNNNNNNNNNNNNNNNNNNNNNNNNNNNNNNNNNNNNNNNNNNNNNNNNNNNNNNNNNNNNNNNNNNNNNNNNNNNNNNNNNNNNNNNNACTTGCAGTTACATTCAACTAGTTTTCGTCCCTGGAACACATGTAGCAACTGTTTGTTCATCTGTGCTCCTTctgtgcataatttttttttggcgAGGACCTTCTGTGCATAGTATATCTTTACATAATTGAATAACTTCATGATCCAATATTGGGATTCAGCTTGGTCCAGATCTTACTATCTGCCCATTGTTCTTGTTTCGCCTAGCCTTGTTGTCTAAATGCATGATGGTATTCTTTTGCTGGATCCCAGAAATGCTAATGTTGGATAATCTGAGTTTGCTAAAGGTGTTTCATGTTAGCGTTCTTTGTACCAGTAATTGTTAATTTGGTAGATATGACCATTAATTCACCACAGTAAGCATACTTCTGTTCGCTATAGATTACGATGTAATGTGATGGATAGTATTTATTTGAATTACCATGGTCAGGTGGACATCACGGCACCATTTGCTCAGTAAGCAATGTGATTTACAATAGCTTATAAAACAAGGTAGCTTGCAAGTGATATGTGCGAACCAGTATCACCAATGTGAAAACTTCTTTGGAGCATTTCTTATGTATTAAGTTCTGTACTCTCCAGAACTGTCACAGAGATTTCTCTTGCTTTGCTATTTCTTTATGCTTCTCGTGCCTGCTCTTAATATCTTAGAACCTTGGATTTTACTCCCCTGATCTTTTTATGTTTGTCCTATTTTCAGGTTCTTCTGCTGCAAGTTCAAAATTGTTAAATGGGGAAGGCAAAGCGTGCATCAATTTTTATCAGGCTCGTTTCAGCAGCTGGAACTGGCTTTTTCTACGTGAAGCGCAAGAATCCTCGGCGGATCACAGAGAAGCTGGAGTTCAGGAAGTATGACCCGCGTGTAAACAAGCATGTTCTATTTACTGAAGCAAAGATGAAGTGAGGCCAGTTTTCTTTGATACCTGAGACCGACCTCTGTACTGTTCACTTCAGTCTGAAGACAATGCTACCTTTATTACCCTATTCTAGGTTCTAGAATGTTGTCTTTCATGTACACAACCCTAATGTGCTTATGTGCATGAGTTTTATCTTGCTGGCAGCAAATCAGCatggatcttcacttgatctgatTCTGTTACTTTATTTCATTCCTGTATTGAGCTTCAAGCCTGCAAAAGTATTACCCCAGTTCAGTGTTTGAATGTCTGTGAGATGAATGCATGTTTCTGAAACTTAGCAGCCAAAGATGAAATAACGAGGTGTTTGAACCATTAAgttctttattttgttttccttATTTTAAGCTCCTGAAAGCATATAGGCTGTTTCAGAGTATCAGACAATTGAGCTAAGCATGCTATTCAATCCGTAGCAAACTTGGTTCAGAGTGAACTTCTTGGTTTCCAATTACAGACCTTGTTCCTTGACTTCAAGTCTGAACTCTGAACTAGGTTTTCTTTTATCTGTTCAGTGTGTGTACATTATATATCAACACCAAATCATCCATTTCGTAAAAAAACAAGAAGCAATAAATACTTCAACATCATCTTCCAAATTAGCATGGCAAGAGGCTAACTGTCTGTATCGCCAGACACATGAAACTGCCCCATCACTCTGAAGTTACCAGCATCACCCCAACTCTGCAAGCACAACCTAGAGCTAGGATCATAGTCCCAGAGCCCAGACTCCATCTGGCgctggagcttcttcttcctcccgttTACCCAGTTGTTATGGATGACAAAACACCCAAGCTCCCTGCAAGACGAACGCAGGTCCCGCCTCTCCCAGAGTCCCCTATAAGCGCCATTCGGGAACAGGTCTCGGTCCAGGAACACAACGGTAAGGTTTGTGCTGGGTTCGAGGCATCTATCGCTGCCGAGCCGGTAAGCGCCCTCCTTCCCACACAGGACATCGTAAAAGCTTGGCTGCTCCGACGAGTTCGATTTGGTCGCGTGTTCCACTACCATCTCCAAGGCGGCGATGGTGGCGTTGTCTGACCGGGCGTAGTAGAAACCTGAGTTTAGTCGTCGTGGCAGGTTTATTGGCCCTGTCAATAACAAGCAATGTGAACTCTCCAACACAATGTTCCTTG from Lolium rigidum isolate FL_2022 chromosome 4, APGP_CSIRO_Lrig_0.1, whole genome shotgun sequence encodes the following:
- the LOC124705451 gene encoding 50S ribosomal protein L33-like, which codes for MGKAKRASIFIRLVSAAGTGFFYVKRKNPRRITEKLEFRKYDPRVNKHVLFTEAKMK